In Silurus meridionalis isolate SWU-2019-XX chromosome 7, ASM1480568v1, whole genome shotgun sequence, the genomic stretch ACAAAGTTTTAGTTCAGTTTGTCTGAGGTAAACAATTACACACAACTTAGGATCAAagattgttaaaaatgtttaagcaTGTAAGTGTTTATTTCCAGGTCTCCAAACGAGAAAATACTACTTCCAAATATTCCCAAAGCATGTGTATTCTAATGAAAGTGtaaaaaacattgcattttaCTAATCATCAATTAAAAATTGTCCTAAATTTGTTTTGTGTgacatacaatacatttttcatcATAAAAGTATTATACAGTAGTCTTAGAGAATGAGTTGACCACTTCCCCTCATGCAAAAGCAAGCACATTTATTCAATAAACATCTATTCAAAATTATTCTTCAGGTGTTGTAAATGCATTACCGTCTTTGGACTTCAATTTCACAATGCTAATAAACACAACCgaatacatttgtattaaattatagtaaaataaaaataaattgttccaATGCCACAGAAATGGCAAGAATATCATTGCAGGTTTGGATCCAGTTTTAACTAACACAAGCCtcttctttaaataaatgttagaaaTCTCTACTATATACATTGCATTAATGAGAAtagggttttttcttttctaaggTGTCCCAGGAATGCTTATTTCATCGAGAGAAGAGGATGTCCATTGACCTGGTCCATGACGATGTTGAAAAACACCTGATTAAGGTGCAAGTCTTTCCATATAATTCACACTTAAtatgatacatttattaggaTAGTAGTATAATTTCTATTGAGGGCagtaaaattattgtaaacttgtttttttatgttgtggactgtgtataatatacactatatagacaaatgtttgtggacaactgaacATGATGTgaacatgtgattttttttcattttataataaccttcactcttttgtgaagatgttccactagctttTAAAGTGTGATTGTGAAGATTATTGAGTCAGGCTTAAAGTCAGTTACTTATgcaggtgagttgaggaggcctgggatgcagtcagcattacaaTTTAACCCAattgtgttcaatagggatgaggtcagatCTTAATAGTAGACCACTCAAGTTCTTTCAAgacatcccatgtaaagcatacattatctacatggagctggctttgtgcacagggacaatATCATGCCAAGTCGAGGAAGAATGTCTCACATtgaaagacatcctatacaaatgtgtgcctccaactttgtaacAGTttatggaagaaccacatatggctggaaaagctaagcatctcaaatttttttttaactttaatgtaatttaaCAATATAATAGTAATTTAAGTAAAGTCAAGAagcctttattgtcattatttcaaaatatggtgctacataaaacaacatagagctacattacacaacatagagctaaggagacacaggacacagagctaaaGTAAGTTGCCCTCGCcatataaagtgcatcgtgCGCAActgaatgcaaacaaaaaagacaaaaagtgtaggacagatacacaaaacacaaaatagcaccgccagtaaacctactgtatgttatacagtacaacgtgcaaaagagaactgtatacaagagtgtacttgtacgtaaacacaaaaggttgtgcaaaacagcagtaGTGAAGTAGATGTCCAAAACAACATGTAAACAACagttatagtaaaataataatataaaatgggtggtgctgaagacatgaatgtgtgtgaatttaaatgagtatgtgtgtgtttgagttcagatttgtaGCAGCTCAGAAACTCACAGTAATTGTACCGTTTTATAAACTGTGCTTAGTCTTTCTGTAAACTGTCTTTATTTCAGACTTTTAAAGTATTAAATGTTGAATAAGATGGATTTCAGGGTAAACCGCTTTGCGTTAGCAGTAATTATAATATACATGTGCTGGTCAGGAAGTGGAGGTGATCAAGTCGTGTCAGGAAAGAATGAGGAGGAACCTGGACAAAGCAATAGCACAGCTGGCGtgagttatttttaaatcatcTCTGCTCTAAAAGATTTTaacaaagaagaaataaaaacagtatgtgtatatacacacacagacacttttttctatgattattattattttttagatcaAATCGATCAGCGCAGCATGAACTGGAAAGAGATTTGAGTGATAAGGTCACAGCGCAGCGGATAGATGACAGGTGTCATCAGCTGCGCAACACCTCGGATGGCATCAGCTACTACAGAGGCATCGAGCGCCTTGATCCCTCGTGAGTTTCTCCGTCAGCTCCTGTTTATTTTCAGGAAAAATAAGAAGCCATAGAATCTTTCATTTTAGGAAGATATACAGGACATGAAGATCACTTATTCTAATTCATCTTATcacttttctctgttttttaaaatttgttcaaataaaattatttaatttttaaattttgaaaatgtaaaattttaatgatttaaaattttgcatataataatatttagattaTTAGTTTTAGGAGAATACGGCTATGACTATGGATCATCATTATGATTGCTATATAAGCAGTTTGCTGTCACTTGTATCAAAAGGAAATACTTTTTTCTGcttatatttctatttctttcataAAGCTTTGAagacaaataaaacatgcagcttttCATGTTTCTGGACAACTCAAAAAGCCCTCCATTCAAGACTTGCTCCTTGTCTGTGTTACAAGCTGCTGACATTGGAGACTGGTTGATAAAATTTGGGGATTTGATGTGGTTTTGAATTCATAACAGAAAAGACTTCAGAACTACAGAAAGTACAAGAGAAGAGAATTCAAAATTTTCAGTAACTGGGTCCATTACACTGAAAACACACTTTGCAAAAATCCAAAGACTAAATAAGAGAATTtgcttaaaacatttataacttTTCCCTTATgacatcattaaaacatttaataaatacatttctttgtgAATGGAGTTAAacaatttttgtgttttgttactaatttttgattattattttttaaacgaGAGCAGTCTGAGCTTGCCTGACTCATGGTCAAAGTTCACCGATGACAACATCCTGCACTGTCAGAGCGAGCGTGCAGCGTCGCACAAACTCCGCGACGAGATTGAAATGCTGCTCAACATCACCTCCAATGAGATGTGGAACCAGTTCAACACCGTTAACATAGCCTTCACCAACCGCATCTCTGAAATGGCCGATACCAAGAACAGCCTGCAGGCTCACTTGGCCAAGGTGAGGTCTACGACATGTCTCTCAAGTCTCGTCTTTGTATAAACACGTGCACGATAAAAACAACCCCAAGCTTGCAACCGCAGCACTTTTGTTATGAAATGTGgtccttttaaaatgtattagtgCTAGATCTGTCCTTTGAAGGATTCCTTAAACAGCCCGTGCTTGAAGCTACTCTGTGATTTGTGACATTGTTATTCGCTTTTCAGAAGCGAATCTTTCATCATCCAGGattgctttttaaacaaaaaacacatgcagCACATATTTCATGTGCAGATATTTCATGTTTTAAGAGATCACTACAAACAAGGGAATTCCTTCCATGTCTTATCTTTGAGATTATAAAGATTTACAGAGGTCCAAGTCTGTAACATGCATATATTCATTGTGGCAGGTTTCTCAATCCTCAACATTTTATAACTGTTCATATCAGTGCATACCAGCCAAAGTCATAtttacacagatcaggcattcAGTCGAGCAAATTGCATTTTTAGGCTAAATAGAGATGTTGGTAAGTCTGGACCATGTGTGGGTGATAAGTTGTGTGAAGTAAAAGCACTAAACACTGGGCACTATTGTGTAGCAGTGTAGCTGGAGGTCACACTAAATCTATTGGCAGCTCTTATCAGAGGCTCAAGGTAACTAATAAACCTACAGTGTGAGCAGTGGACTAAATCGAATTATCAAAATGATCTTTTAGATTTTCCCACATCATAATCTGCACAATCTATCATTGGtaaaatttaacaataaaaaaatgtgaattggTTTTAGAcccattaaaatgtttaatattaaaacaaCGGTTTCCAAATAGTTTACatctttgtgttttaaataattttcattgacatcaataaaaaaaatgtatgtaataataaaaaagaaaaatgagtgaTGCACATGCTTATTCTTACCTGGGCGAAATTATTGGGCACAGAGAACCTGATGGATCATAATCCAATCTCAGGATCAAATTTGGATTCGTAATTATTCTAGTCATTAGGCAGATTCTTATCAGTAACTGAATTCATGACACCATGCAAAGATTCAAATACTACTCCAATCTACAACCCATGAAAATGGGTTATATATACCCACTTACAAgtctgtaaaaaatatatagagtaTATTTTGGCCCATGTCCGCCTCAAACAAGAATTTCCACCTTAAAACCCTTTTATAACCTTTGTTCTAAGAATCTAGAAATTTCTGGTCACTAGATATAAGACTTGTAGGTAGGATGTAGGATGTTTATCAAGAACAACAGGATGttaaatgatatttttattctgtttacatCTCCAAACACATTTCGTCTCTTTCCCTCAGACCCTTCAGGAGATCTATCAGATGGAGATGCTCATTGATGGCCTAAAAAAGGCAATTCGTGATAAGGAGAACCCTCTCAAAGTGGCTCAGACCCGTCTGGAAGAGAGAACCCGTAGACCAAATGTGGAACTTTGCAGAGACAATCCACATCATAGGTTGCAACCTTGAACAAACCTAACAACATCAAGGATATGCAAGGAAAAATCTTATCCAATGTGCATCAAATctaatttttgtatattttttgtatacaaTATACTTGACCTTACTTCAATCCCTataatctctttcaggttggtGATTGAAGTGAGGGAGATCGAGGACACGATTCATACTCTGAAAGAGCGACTTATGGAAGCCGAAAACACTCTACAGAGCCTGGTGAAGACCAAAATGAGTCTGGAGCATGACCTTTCCATCAAGGCCAACTCGCTCTTTCTGGATCAGGAGAAATGCATGAGCATGAGAAAGAGTTTTCCCAGCACCCCACGCCTGGTGGGATATACTTAGAAAATCCAGATTTCTAAACCCTTAAATGCAATATTAAACATCAGTGTGGGACAAACCTCATTTACTAATTGCTAACAAAATGAAATTACCATAATTTAGATTTTCCTAATGTAGTtcttaaaaaaagttatttacacCTGTTTGTATATTAATATAGTATATTAATAGAATATGTTTGTTTTGCATATAGGTTATCTTTTTACATATAAAAGATTAATTCTATAGTACAATCACCACTGAATTCATCCATTACATATTTAATCACTCATCATAAAAGTCAAAGCTCAAGTCAGGATATTATGACCAAAATATGTCCAAGGAGGTAAATTTTAAATGCGAAAgaaataggcataaaaaagcTAAAATTGAGCTAGTAACAATCTGATGTTAACAAGTGTAGTAACAATTGAATGTGGTGTGTCATTGCCTCATGATGCTTAAACATTAGCTCTGTTATTACACGTAAACATGTGACTAGTTCTAAACCTCACTTGAAAGTTTTatgttacaataaaaaaaaacataaaaaatattctgttgTAGCTAAATTGCTGATCTTTCAAAAGCTAAAAAACTGAATAGGGTAtgcattaaaaattataaaattaccAGATGACATTACTGATTTGCAAAGTCTTTGTTATGCCACAGTCATTTGCACATACAGAAGTACCGTACAAGACACCATCACTAGGTTACGTAGGTAAacctagttccctgagagaatgagagctgcgtcaaaaaacgctttgggaatgcctcacgttgttcacgctctgaatcacgtgtaaaatctggccaataggcagtcgTGACGTCATAGTCGGGCGACATCgcacaaaccaggaagctacaaaatagGAGCGTGATGGGAGGACATCAGCTTCTGGAAAAggagaaggtaagcgctgcaGGTATGCAGGGGGTATGGCTTGTTGACGCAgctctcattccctcagggaactagggttacctacgtaacctagtgacattccctttcaggaaatTGAGCTGCATCGACAACACTTTTggaatgagtgtccaatcatgccatactgaccagtccctagCGCGTCTGCGCACAAcctgcatgcaggacagaggagttgGGAGTGGCAGGGTGGACAAGCCCACAGTGTtacaaatgtcctggagtgaTGCTTCTGTGGACAAGGCTGTAGAGGCCATACCCCAGGTGGAATGAGCCTTAACTCTAAAAGGAGTGGAAAGACCAGAAGACTCTTAAACAgagaaatagcatccacaatccatctactgAGCGTCTGCTTATTAGCCAGGAATCCTTTCctatgagggccatagcagactgctccgacttcctccacagaCTCAACACTGGACtctgctcgcactggacacagtcaattttccttttcctggttaggggctaggaaaggaggagagcagaatgcctgcaaaatGACAGGTCGCGAGGGAGCCGCAGGCACCTTAGGAACACACCCCGGTTTGGGGTAAAGAATAGCACTGACCATGCCACgggcaaactccaggagagacggggccacagaaagagcctgtaggtccctgACCCTCCTAAGGGAGGAGATTGCCAGGATAAAAGGTGGTCTTAACTGACAAAAACCCAAGGGCCACATCGGCCAAGAGCTCAAAAAGGGACTCAGATAGAGCCGCCAACACAAcagccaagtcccacacaggcactctgggttatgtcccgggcctcagcctccgcgTGACCGAAATGTGTAACGAGGGGATGTTTCCCCAGCGACTGCCCCGCTAGTGGGGTACAATAAGCCGCGATAGCAGACACGTAACCTTCAGTTGCAAACAGATTCACCTGGGTTCTGTAATATCTCCACCTcagggtggagcctccattccctgggccttacatttacatttacatttacatttgcggcatttagcagacacccttatccagagcgacgtacaaacgtgctttaaatctctagtagtgaataaatctacactggtacgcaagaatacaaactcaatataaatataactcgaattctacaaacttggaaagtgctaatttaggtatttcaggaagaggtaggtcttcagtcgtcgaaAGGGCATCTGCTTTTGAGGAGAGTGATCTTTGGGAGCAGAGCGTGTAGATAGCCATACGGACAATCGGCTCTCGAgggcatgctccactcccaaacaaacaacaaaaagctCATGTGTCCCTCCCCCATAATAAAACAGGGGCAAAGATATGATATGttgctgttttactgttttacagtAATTGCATGTTAAAAACATTGATGATTGGTTGAAGGAAAatgtggtgatcagtgatttgtTATTATAAACAATATTGATCACTGAATGATTattagcttcttcttcttctttcggctgctcccattaggggtcgccacagcggatcatccgtctccataccaccctgtcctctacatctgcctctttcacaccaactacctgcatgtcttccctcaccacatccatgaacctcctccttggccttcctcttttcctcctacctggtggctccatcttcagcattcttctaccaatataattcatgtcccttctctgcacatgtccaaaccatctcaatctcgcctccctcaccttgtcaccaaaacatcctacatgtgctgtccctctaataaactcatttctaatcttgtccatcctcgtcactcccaacgaaaaccttaacatcttcagctctgctacctccagctctgcctcctgccttttactcaatgccactgtctctaatccatacaacatcgcaggtctcaccacagtcctataaactttccctttcattcttgcagataccctactatcacaaatcactcctgtcactcttctccacccactccaccctgcctgcactcttttctttacttctaacacactctccattactttgcactgttgaccccaggtacctgaactcctccaccttttccagctcttctcctgcaaccgcatcacccactgccctccctctcattcacacacatgtactctgtcttactcctactgactttcattccccttctctccagtgcatatctccacctctccaggctcttctcaacctgctctactctcaccacaaatcacaatatcatctgcaaacatcatagtccaggagactcctgtctgacctcgtccgtcaacctgtccatcaccactgcaaacaggaaagggctcagggccgatccttgatgcagtccaaccttcactctgaaccagtctgtcgtacctactgcacacttcactgccgtcacactgtcctcatacatgtcctgcaccacccttacatacttctctgacacacctgacttcctcatacaataccacaactcctctcttggcactctgtcgacgctttctctaaatccacaaatacacaatgcaattccttctgtccttctctatacttctccatcaacatcctcaaagcaaataaggcatctgtggtgctcttcctcggcatgaaaccatactgttgctcacagatggtcacctcttctctcagcctggcttccactactctttcccataacttcatggtgtgactgatcaacttaattcccctgtagttactgcaggtctgcacatctccttatgcttaaagatcggtaccagcacactccttctccattcctcaggcatcctctcccttccagaatcctgttaaacaatctggttaaaaactccactgccatctctcctaaacatctccacgcctctaccggtatgtcatctggtccaaccgactttccattcttcatcctcttaatcgctgctctcacttcctccttactaatcctatctacatcctgcttcaccaactccacatcctccaaccttctctctctgtgattttcctcattcatcagctgctcaaaatactccctccaccttctcaacacactctcctcactagtcaacacatttcctctccatcctttattgctctaacttgcagtacatccttcccagctcggtccctctgcctggccaatcggtataactccttttctccttccttagtgtccaacctcttatacagctcctcatatgccttttccttggctttcgccacatcctcttaacctgctgccgcatctccttgtactcctgcctacttttctcatcactctgtcgatcccacttctgttttgccaacctctttccctaatgctctcctgcacttcctcattccaccaccacgtctccttgtcttgctttctatttccagatgtcacaccaagtacttttctagctgcctcctcatcactcctgcagtagttccccaatcatccgcacctgttcaccaccaccgagcccctgtctgacctcttccctgaacctcacactacactcttcctccttcagtttccaccatcttattcttctttcaatccttacattcctcctcttcttcttcgcctccaaaaccatcctacagaccaccatccgatgctgtctagctacactgtccccgccaacaccttacagtctccaatctccttcaggttgcatctcctgcatagcacatagtccacctgtgtgcaccttcctccactctatacgccaccctatgatcctccttcttcttaaaatacgtgttcaccactgccatttccatccttttagcaaaatctaccaccatctgcccttccacattcctctccttaaaaccatacctacccatcacctcctcatcacctctgttcccttcacctacatgcccattaaagtctgccccaatcaccaatcgttctttcctaggtacaccatctaccacgtcatctaattcactccagaatctttccttttcctccatctcacagccaacttgtggagcataggcactgatgacatttatcatcatcccttcaacttccaccttcacgatcatcaccctatcagaaactctcttcacctccactacactcttactgtactcttccttcagaatcacccctacaccatttctcttcccatccacaccatgataaaacagtttaaatccacctccaatgttcctggccttactccctttccacttggtctcctgaacacacagcatatctacctttctcctctccatcatatcagctatctctctccctttacccgtcatagtaccaacatttaaagtaccaacccgatcctccactctcctgcactgctccttttcctgccgtctctgtagacatcttcctcctctccttctcctccttcgccaacagtagcccaatttccaccggtaccctgtcggctaacgatacctgtggcggtcgttgttaacccgggcctcgaccgatccggtatgaaattctcctttgtgatccgcatatttgatttggcacatgttttacgctggatgcccttcctaacgcaaccctccccatttacccgggcttgggaccggcactaagagtgcactggcttgtgcccccctaatggctgagtTACTGAATGATTATTAGCATCAGTGGAAATTGGTGGTTAAGTCCACTGACTGAAAAGCAATGGTAATCAGTGAGTGTTCAATGGGAACAACAGTTATAAGAATAGTTATTGatgattaattgattattgTGAACAATAGAAACCAGTGTTTGGTTATTGCAAAAATGATCGGTGTTTGGTTAATGCAAATAATAGTGATCATTAATTGGTTATtgtaaacagtggtgatcaTTGGTGATTGGAAACAGAGGTAACTGGTCGTTAAGAACATTGGTAATTGGTGGTTGAAATGCAGTTGGGATCAGTGTTTGGTAGTTGGGAACAAGTGATTggttattgtaaaataaagtgaTCAAGTAATGGTTTATTTGAAACAATTATATAGAGTAGTTGGTCATTAGTAACATTAGTGCTCATTGATTTACTAGGAACATCAAATTGCCCTAATGCAGCTCAAACAAGCGTTATACAGTAAACGAATAATGAGTCCCAGTGATCCTGCTCACTCAACTTGGATAACCATCAGCTGTAATGTGAACTAGAGATAAGGTAAAAAGAAATTAGCCAAATCGGACTGATATAGACTTCAGACCATTTATAGAGTAGATTGCATGTCAGATTGTAAGCTTGTCTCACGGTCTCGactttttaattgttattactTTATTCCTGGTAAGTGGTAACATGGTTTTCAGAGAAATAGATTAGGGTTCACAAAAGCCTTCcaattgtgtttgtatttgacTTTATTCCAAAGACAAAACCTCAGATCAAAGTGGTAAATTAAGTTGtcaaatcaataaaatgtattaattagatACCATCCCTAGAAGAGATTTATGGACTGTCTATTTGGAATATAAGAGAGAAAATGTCTCAGGCTCCATCTCCTCCCCTATCTGACCTTTAAGTTCTCTCAGAATGTGCTCAATTCATATAAGCCTCATTGTTTGCCTGGACCTTAATAAAAAACTTTGACTCTCCATGCTTTCAATGGATTTACAATAAAGGCCTTGGTGTCTGAACTTAAGAGACTTTCTCTTTCATAATCCATTAAATCAGTCAGCAGTCATGGCTGAATCATTCCAGTTTCAGCTTCCAAGTTTCACAAGTGTACTTTCTGAGTCACTTTTCACATTTGCACTGAGGTTCAAGTGGCTTTTACAACAGAAGTCTCATAGCAGGAAAGTTGTATACTGAGATGTAAGAATGTGATTTAAAATCTTTTCCTAGTTGTGCATGTCCTTATTTAATTTTGGACACTTTTTAGTTGAGTATGTAATGTGAAGAcgttttttgtacatttacttcAATAAAGTAGGAGGTCTATGACTTATTATCACAGACCCTTATTTATCAAGAtggataaaatatatacagtacagaccaaacgtttggacacaccttctcattcaaagagttttctttattttcatgactatgaaaattgtggattcacactgaaggcatcaaaactatgaattaacacatgtggaattatatatggaattatataattccacatgtggaattatataattatatatggaattatatacataacaaaaaagtgtgaaacaactgaaaaatgtcatattctaggttcttcaaagtagccaccttttgctttgattactgctttgcacactcttggcattctcttgatgagcttcaagaggtagtcacctgaaatggttttcacttcacaggtgtgccctgtcaggtttaataagtgtgatttcttgccttataaatggggttgggaccatcagttgtgttgtgcagaagtccggtgaatacacagctgatagtcctactgaatagactgttagaatttgtattatggcaagaaaaaagcagctaagtacagaaaaacgagtggAGGTGgatattttaaaggcagactaacaggtctttgagggtcagaattctagctgatagacaggtgttcaaatacttatttgcagctgtatcatacaaataaatagtttaaaaatcatatattgtgatttctggatttttttttttagattatgtctctcacagtggacatgcacctacgatgacaatttcagacccctccatgatttctaagtgggaaaacttgcaaaatagcagggtgttcaaatacttattttcctcacatatatatatatatatatatatatatatatatatatatatatatatatatatatatatatatatatatatatatatatataaaatatatatatatatatatatatatatatatatatatatatatatatatatatatacagtgaaactttagagctcgcgagggttagggaccaagaccggtcgcgagttctgaattttcgcgaccttttgatacgccccttccaacccagtaaaaacccaaaaaacactatacgaaatcgatttaaatgagtaaataacactatttcactccattcataataaaaatagttttaaagcattttttagacaatatatatataaaaacctttGTACATATTCGTGCgctgcagtggctgagctgtATTACTGGAAGATTTAGTACATGCatttattatgcttttttttttctctctcccatgAGATGTATTAAGCAGTGccatggttttatttataagtttGGTTGGAATTAAATGAACATGCACATGCAAGAAAACCTTTTTAAACCAGAAAGGTTTGATATTCATAAACATTTACACTCAGCTCTAATGAAAAAGACACAGTGTTATTTCAATGTAAAGTGCACATTGAACACTTGTAGCTGTTAAATCAAAcatgatttaattaaatttaagcTCCACATTTGActtttaagatttaaaaaaagtcattttaaattggTCTTCTGACAGATCAGTGTTCCTGGGATAGACTCTCGGATTCAGCATGACCTTTCAAACAAAagtatgtttttaattatttatttgcccagtctctatttaaataaataaataaataaataaataaataaataaataaatagcattagaaaacagaaaaaaaagcacatcaaATGTCAGCacaacaataattttttttatatttatatt encodes the following:
- the tekt3 gene encoding tektin-3, whose translation is MELIGSTQLATYTRPKSSNFLPAISTTASSYRSLQPNLTTNQNSNWRTNMYFRSGSAIPSILPLSQRENLDMLRVKTTFYPSNRTALMTRYTPDDWYKSNQNNYRESESSRKSADRLRKDTIRLIQDRDQWTRRTQETTSRNLGERLNDISFWRSELCHEIDNMVTEIAALMEVKRRLERALAETEGPLQVSQECLFHREKRMSIDLVHDDVEKHLIKEVEVIKSCQERMRRNLDKAIAQLASNRSAQHELERDLSDKVTAQRIDDRCHQLRNTSDGISYYRGIERLDPSLSLPDSWSKFTDDNILHCQSERAASHKLRDEIEMLLNITSNEMWNQFNTVNIAFTNRISEMADTKNSLQAHLAKTLQEIYQMEMLIDGLKKAIRDKENPLKVAQTRLEERTRRPNVELCRDNPHHRLVIEVREIEDTIHTLKERLMEAENTLQSLVKTKMSLEHDLSIKANSLFLDQEKCMSMRKSFPSTPRLVGYT